A window of Conger conger chromosome 13, fConCon1.1, whole genome shotgun sequence contains these coding sequences:
- the LOC133108401 gene encoding MOB kinase activator 1A-like, producing MSFLFSNRSSKTFKPKKNIPEGSHQYDLLKHAEATLGSKNLRQAVMLPEGEDLNEWIAVNTVDFFNQINMLYGTITEFCTEISCAVMSAGPRYEYHWADGTNIKKPIKCSAPKYIDYLMTWVQDQLDDETLFPSKIGVPFPKNFLSVAKTILKRLFRVYAHIYHQHFDSVMQLQEEAHLNTSFKHVIYFIQEFSLIDRRELAPLQDLIEKLGSKDR from the coding sequence ATGAGTTTCCTTTTCAGTAATCGTTCCTCAAAGACCTTCAAGCCAAagaagaacattccagaaggcTCCCACCAGTACGACCTGCTGAAGCACGCCGAGGCCACACTGGGCAGCAAGAATCTGCGGCAGGCTGTGATGTTGCCGGAGGGAGAAGACCTCAACGAGTGGATCGCTGTTAACACGGTGGATTTCTTTAACCAGATCAACATGCTGTACGGCACCATCACAGAGTTCTGCACAGAGATCAGCTGTGCTGTCATGTCTGCGGGGCCCAGGTATGAGTACCACTGGGCCGATGGCACCAACATTAAGAAGCCCATCAAATGCTCAGCCCCCAAATACATTGACTATCTGATGACCTGGGTGCAGGACCAGCTGGACGACGAGACTCTCTTCCCCTCCAAGATCGGAGTGCCCTTCCCGAAGAACTTCCTGTCTGTGGCCAAGACCATCCTGAAGAGGCTGTTCCGGGTCTACGCTCATATCTACCACCAGCACTTCGACTCTGTCatgcagctgcaggaggaggcccACCTCAACACCTCCTTCAAACACGTCATCTACTTCATACAGGAGTTCAGCCTGATCGATCGGAGGGAGCTGGCCCCACTGCAGGACCTGATCGAGAAGCTGGGATCCAAGGACAGATAG